In a single window of the Desulfonatronum thiodismutans genome:
- a CDS encoding glycosyltransferase family 4 protein translates to MKLPTKRPAKRLWVDLSLTAQTEAGSAVYAWEICHRLMRQAMPMQVLPLTSPFRVLDRTGIRRKFNALLRDLLWRPVLAGLEARPDDCFLFTNTFVPRKFWHRKFGVIILDLGAWHDRALLSWRGRLGTRSLPTVLAHAAHIFAISEYTAQDVAREFAIPRHRINLASCGLSKAFLDPPAPLTTINNVSLPPRYLLHVGSLEPKKNIPFLLQVFAQLRQQDENPASPQTEARPSCKLILTGGESWHDASLRQTIAEHPYSEDILILGHVAPEDLPALYRQAAALVFPSLLEGFGLPVIEALSQGTPALVQANSSLAQFVANGATVLNTFEPDLWVRGLQEILASETRIPEMQRQAVREAFNWDRTAAIIRRTMLGAT, encoded by the coding sequence ATGAAGCTCCCGACGAAACGGCCCGCAAAGCGCCTTTGGGTGGACCTCAGCCTGACGGCCCAGACAGAGGCAGGCTCCGCGGTGTATGCCTGGGAAATCTGTCATCGCCTGATGCGCCAGGCCATGCCCATGCAGGTCCTGCCCCTGACCAGCCCTTTCCGCGTCCTGGACCGAACCGGCATCCGGCGCAAGTTCAACGCCCTGCTCCGGGATCTGCTCTGGCGGCCCGTGCTGGCCGGTCTGGAAGCCCGTCCAGACGACTGCTTCCTCTTCACCAACACCTTTGTGCCCCGCAAATTCTGGCATCGAAAATTTGGCGTGATCATCCTGGATCTGGGCGCATGGCACGACCGCGCCCTGCTCTCCTGGCGCGGTCGCCTGGGCACCCGCTCCCTGCCCACGGTTCTTGCCCACGCGGCCCATATTTTCGCCATCTCGGAATACACGGCTCAAGATGTTGCCCGTGAGTTCGCCATTCCCCGTCATCGGATCAACTTGGCCTCCTGCGGACTTTCAAAGGCTTTCCTAGACCCGCCTGCTCCTCTGACAACGATCAACAACGTCTCCTTGCCCCCGCGATATCTGCTCCACGTGGGCAGCCTGGAACCCAAGAAGAACATCCCCTTTCTGCTCCAGGTCTTTGCCCAACTCCGACAACAGGACGAGAACCCGGCCTCGCCGCAAACCGAAGCCCGGCCCTCTTGCAAACTCATCCTCACGGGAGGAGAATCCTGGCATGACGCATCCCTACGCCAGACCATCGCGGAACACCCGTATTCCGAGGACATTCTGATCCTGGGACATGTGGCACCGGAAGACCTGCCCGCGCTGTACCGCCAAGCCGCGGCTCTGGTCTTCCCCTCCCTGCTGGAAGGTTTCGGCCTGCCGGTGATCGAAGCCCTGTCCCAAGGCACTCCGGCCCTGGTTCAGGCCAACAGTTCCCTGGCCCAGTTCGTAGCCAATGGAGCCACGGTCCTGAACACCTTCGAGCCCGACCTTTGGGTCCGTGGCCTCCAGGAAATACTTGCCTCGGAAACCAGAATCCCCGAGATGCAAAGGCAGGCCGTTCGGGAAGCGTTCAACTGGGACCGCACCGCGGCGATTATTCGCCGGACCATGCTTGGAGCGACATGA